One window of Pirellulales bacterium genomic DNA carries:
- a CDS encoding DUF1552 domain-containing protein, which translates to MMQDFRLTRRSVLRGLGVTMALPWLESLPAWAADAGPAAQTNQPPVRMAVLFSGNGFHSTEWWAKGEGRDMQLGKVLEPLTDFREKLLFIRGLYNEEAQKGNIHSSQTGNLLSGAPLASGGEIRSGTSVDQVVAQRFARATKVPSLVLGCEMSNASVHKNYSMLYSSHISWSSPTTPTPLELYPALAFDRLFKDEVARGDESVLDAVLSDARDLRRGISTSDQRKLDEYLDSVREVEQRIEDAGKAGQVQGWRPTLDRPNIPRPADGLPQDIGEHMRLMCDILVLAFQTDTTRVSTLKLNNDHSSLRFPNLGVDYMIHHLLSHNDTADWLKVNQFFISQLGYIARKLDAIQEGERTALDNSMLMYCSSMLTGVHDAMKLPVVMVGGGGGQIKGGRVLDYLDKPNRQMCRLYLSMMDKVGVRMDRFGDADELLEI; encoded by the coding sequence ATGATGCAGGATTTTCGCCTTACGCGTCGTTCCGTGTTGCGCGGCTTGGGGGTCACGATGGCTTTGCCCTGGCTCGAGTCGCTGCCTGCCTGGGCCGCGGATGCTGGTCCTGCCGCGCAAACGAATCAACCGCCGGTGCGGATGGCGGTCCTCTTTTCCGGCAATGGCTTTCACTCGACCGAGTGGTGGGCCAAGGGGGAAGGGCGCGACATGCAGCTTGGCAAGGTGCTGGAGCCGCTCACCGATTTCCGAGAGAAGCTGCTGTTTATTCGCGGCCTATATAACGAAGAGGCCCAAAAGGGAAACATTCATAGTTCGCAGACTGGCAACTTGTTGTCGGGCGCGCCTTTGGCCAGCGGCGGCGAGATCCGTTCCGGCACCAGTGTCGACCAGGTCGTCGCCCAGCGGTTCGCACGGGCCACAAAGGTACCGAGCCTGGTGCTGGGCTGTGAGATGTCCAACGCCTCGGTCCATAAGAACTACTCGATGCTTTACAGTTCGCACATATCGTGGAGCTCGCCCACCACGCCCACGCCGCTGGAACTGTATCCGGCCCTGGCCTTCGACCGCCTATTCAAGGACGAAGTGGCGCGAGGGGACGAAAGCGTGCTGGATGCCGTATTGTCTGACGCTCGCGACCTGCGCCGCGGGATCAGCACCTCGGACCAACGCAAGCTGGACGAATATCTCGACAGCGTTCGCGAGGTTGAGCAGCGCATCGAAGATGCAGGCAAGGCCGGGCAGGTGCAGGGCTGGCGCCCCACGCTCGATCGGCCCAATATTCCTCGCCCCGCCGACGGACTGCCGCAAGACATCGGCGAGCATATGCGGCTGATGTGCGACATCCTGGTGTTGGCTTTCCAGACAGACACAACGCGTGTGTCGACGCTGAAGCTCAATAACGATCACTCGTCGCTGCGCTTCCCCAATCTGGGCGTGGACTACATGATCCACCATTTGCTGTCCCACAACGACACGGCCGACTGGCTGAAGGTAAATCAGTTCTTTATCAGCCAACTGGGCTATATTGCCCGCAAGCTGGACGCGATCCAGGAAGGGGAACGGACGGCGCTCGATAATTCCATGCTCATGTATTGTTCGAGCATGCTTACCGGAGTTCACGACGCCATGAAATTGCCCGTCGTGATGGTCGGCGGCGGAGGTGGGCAGATCAAGGGAGGCCGCGTGCTCGACTATCTCGACAAGCCGAACCGGCAGATGTGCCGGCTGTACCTGTCGATGATGGACAAGGTAGGAGTCCGCATGGATCGATTCGGCGATGCCGACGAGCTTCTGGAGATCTAG